Proteins encoded together in one Lathyrus oleraceus cultivar Zhongwan6 chromosome 5, CAAS_Psat_ZW6_1.0, whole genome shotgun sequence window:
- the LOC127080750 gene encoding uncharacterized protein LOC127080750 — MVNRDQDADEVIHRVRRENMMENDLTTMIERIMAQNGLNTGLRRPNYSSPLSEYVLTELPRGCKIPKFTKFSGDTSESTIEHIARYMTEAGDLANSENLRMKYFPSSLTKNAFTWFTTLPPNSIDTWPHLERLFHEQFYMGQTKISLKELASIKRKFTEPIDDYLNRFRLLKSRCFTLVPEHESVEMAAGGLDYSIRKKNPVETEKNDRFPKKTYTFDVTKCDEIFDLLVKDGQMIVPPNTKIPLDLIQNAIKDDRLKFADKGKNQMKVDVDPLNIADTNYAEPVKINMIDIGEVEAVKETGTEGYALDRKQATDGLNNDVPFGISVKGEQVANVEPRATEGLNGKSTEATQGLRKKFEEISITDGANLGVNMVDMNQTP, encoded by the exons ATGGTTAATAGAGACCAGGATGCAGACGAAGTAATTCATAGGGTTAGGCGAGAAAACATGATGGAAAATGACTTAACTACTATGATAGAGAGAATCATGGCCCAGAATGGTCTGAATACAGGACTTCGACGGCCAAATTATTCCTCTCCCTTATCAGAATACGTCCTAACTGAATTACCAAGGGGTTGTAAAatccctaagttcaccaaattctcaggggacactagtgaaTCCACTATAGAACACATAGCCAGATACATGACTGAGGCAGGGGATTTGGCGAATAGTGAGAACCTAAGAATGAAATATTTTCCCAGTTCTTTAACGAAGAATGCCTTCACGTGGTTTACAACTTTGCCACCAAATTCCATAGATACTTGGCCCCATTTGGAAAGATTatttcatgaacaattctacatgggccAAACTAAGATAAGTCTTAAGGAATTAGCCAGTATCAAAAGAAAATTCACTGAACCTATAGATGATTATCTGAATAGGTTCCGTTTGTTAAAATCTAGATGCTTCACATTAGTGCCTGAACATGAATCGGTCGAAATGGCCGCTGGAGGTTTAGACTATTCCATCAGGAAAAA GAACCCTGTCGAAACTGAAAAGAATGATAGATTTCCTAAAAAGACTTACACATTTGATGTtaccaaatgtgacgaaatcttcgatctATTAGTAAAAGATGGCCAAATGATAGTGCCTCCTAATACCAAAATTCCTCT ggatcttattCAGAATGCAATTAAGGATGACCGCCTCAAGTTCGCTGACAAGGGGAAAAACCAGATGAAGGTTGACGTTGATCCCCTCAACATTGCTGACACAAATTATGCTGAACCTGTCAAAATCAACATGATTGACATAGGGGAAGTGGAGGCTGTGAAGGAAACAGGAACTGAAGGCTATGCGCTAGACAGAAAGCAGGCTACTGATGGCCTAAATAACGATGTTCCCTTTGGAATTTCTGTCAAAGGTGAACAGGTTGCTAATGTCGAACCAAGGGCCACTGAAGGTCTTAATGGGAAATCAACTGAGGCTACTCAGGGCCTAAGGAAGAAATTTGAGGAAATTTCAATTACTGATGGCGCCAATCTAGGTGTCAACATGGTGGATATGAACcaaaccccctag